From the genome of Nicotiana tabacum cultivar K326 chromosome 2, ASM71507v2, whole genome shotgun sequence:
TGAGTCAAAAACTTACGAAAACAGTTCCCCGACTCAGGAAAAGACAGAGTTGTGGCTGGGATGATGTCCTTGGTGGCGATGATAACAAATCGCTCCATTCAGCTGTGATCGTTGTCATCGTCCACACTGTTGAGAAGAGCGTCATGGCCACATTTTCTGAAGTTATTACTCCCCCACGTAAAATTTTGAGGGAATAGGGTTAGGGTTTTCCCAGTCTCTGTGCACAACTTGCATAGGCAAGCCACTGTTTGTCATATAGACGAGCCTACTTATGTTAAGAAGACCCGATATCAGTAGCAGAATTTCAAAATTACAGGGTTGACCCCTTCACCCTCCCCAAGGAAAATGGACCCAAAGTAAAGGGGTACGTATAGATATACTTAAAACCTTTCTTGGTGAAGGTAACCTGCTCTATCATATCCGGAGCAAGGATGTTAAGGTATGGACAGTTGCAGTCCTCATTCACAGTAGGAATACTGGAAGGGAGAATAGAGGAGGGGTACTTACTACCGACCCAAGTCCGTGGAGACACATATGGAACCTTCTCTTGAAAATCATTGACGGTACTGAGGTGTTTGGGTATGATGGTGTTTACAGTGGGAGGCTCGAAATCAACATTAGcttctttgtctttttttctcTTCGGGCCTTCACCGAAAAGAAGACCAGAGTTTCTAAAAGATTCAGTAGAAGAAGCCATGGTAGTAAAAATGCAGTAAATGTTTTAGAGAAAGTTAGAGAAGATGAAAGTTTTCTAAGCATGAGGAGATTGAGTGCAGAGAAGACGATAAACTTATGAAAATTTTGGAAGTGAAAGAGGTAAAATAAAGAGTATATGTAAAAATATAGACGGAAAAAAtcatggtcatgattacctcgagaaccggcGAAATTATTGCTGAATCGTGGGGCAACACATATTCAGGATATTAAATGTGAGAAGACGTGCTTCTTTTCTTGCGACAGAGACTGTTCAGGAGATTTCCCGCCAAAAAAGGGATCTTCACTAACTTCCCGGTGACACCAAGATATGCCACCGGAAagcaaggggactatctgtatagggtaaaattagTTTATAATAAATGATCAAATGATAGCATGACACGTGCCGATGACAGGTAAAAGGCAAATTAAGTAACAATCAGTACCGGAACAACAATTGCAATTGATATCGGGTAAATCCGAAGGGAGTACGGTCAACGGAAGCATATCGTATATTTGCCGTCGGATAACATTCAATGAAAAATATCCTCTGACATTAAGTGGGCAGCCGTTGTAGAGAATATTTGGATTCATAGCCTTTCGTTACATATTCATTAATGACtcctttattatcatttaagtggtgcttgatcctaggatcttgctttcctaggtataactataaatagcGGGCTCAGTTCgattgtctataaaccacgtaacaaatttaactgtaccattttacgggtaaacaacgGATGTATATAGATGTCGGCTATAAATTGATCAGGgaaatgtatatgttattaattTCACCATAATCTTGAATGAGGAACATTAATCTTCAAGGGAAAGGCAACTTTTCTTTTACATTGAATtgctacaaaataatttttatttaagaaGGTTCTTAATTTGGGTGAGTCTTAGACCTTGTGACAAGAACAAAGATGATAGAAGTGAAATAATATACTCTGTCAGTTTCAAAACTTATATTTTGTATTGCTATAagtcattgcataaaggtaaattattttcaaatatgaatagaggtcattcttttttacACTGACTAAAAATGAAATAGGTTCATACAAATTTGATACGGAGGAAGCAGTAAGTTATCCAATAAATGCTCTTAAGTAGTATTTTCAGAATAAGCAGGTTGATAAAGATCATTGCAAATGACCATACGTTATTTCATGATACATCAAGGGGAAAAAAACTGGAGATCGATAGCCGGTGGTTGAATATTAATGCTGCTTGCCTTCACATAATGGTGCAAGTTGGATTATAAGGATCATAAACGGGTTGGCATACTGGATAGTACTGACCACATATTGGAGGGCAAATTAGTGGGCATTTTGGACTTGGGTAACTTGTGTTTTTCGGACTAGCTGGCTTTTCCGGTTTCACGTCTTCCAAGCTCACAATGCTGGAACACCTGAATTTCTTCCTTATGCAATTCATCAGCCTGAAATAATCAACCCCTACTCCTATCACCACCAAATGCCCTTTTTCCTTGTCTACGTTCACCGACATTACCCCTGCAAATATATCCATACACTATTCTGTTAATTCCTTGCATCTTTTGTTCCAATACAGTGATTTTTAATTTGGGAAAAATTTCCCGGTGCTTGGTTGGAGAATATTGATCAACTTATGTTCCGGTAGAGcattttaaagataaaatatTAGCAAACCAGATATTtaatttgttgatgaaatttaATTTTTAGTAGTAAAAATATATTGATATTAATGTTTAAGCTAAAGTAGTTATATGAAGTTAAGAGTAGTTGAGATAATTGTGTAGGAAAATAATAAGGGAGACCAAAAAGTTGAGCAAAAGAGTTAGTGCATAAATATACCTGCACATCTGACAGCAATCTGCATGGCCTTTGATCTACAGTTCTCGGTGTTGAGAGGGAGATCAATCACAATCTTTTTCTGTATGAcgttaattaatttattattatttagacCTAGCTAGATAAACatagagaagaaaataaagacaAATCAAGAATATCACAAGCTTAAAGACTTAATTACCTTCATCTTCTTGTGAATTAAATGGAGCTTGACAATGAAGGGACATTATATATAAAGAGCCTGAATCGGTCTATATAGGGTGATGAGTGCCATATCGTCTTCTCATTCTTCTTTGACAAAGACAAATACCGTGTtcatatatattaattatatactCCGTACTACTTACAATTGTTTTAGTGATCAAGAAACCACACCAACCA
Proteins encoded in this window:
- the LOC107804332 gene encoding heavy metal-associated isoprenylated plant protein 47-like; the protein is MKKKIVIDLPLNTENCRSKAMQIAVRCAGVMSVNVDKEKGHLVVIGVGVDYFRLMNCIRKKFRCSSIVSLEDVKPEKPASPKNTSYPSPKCPLICPPICGQYYPVCQPVYDPYNPTCTIM